Proteins from one Gammaproteobacteria bacterium genomic window:
- a CDS encoding PhoX family protein, whose amino-acid sequence MSVHSLAGRGSRRRFLQHAFWTAGAVSLTPWLKACSGSGNGGASDSGGGEPLGPQSEFTIAPGPLSKVGPLVDSGIDGVYIPEGFTLRAVARNLSNPLTGRFEPLGLNGYNWHEAPDGGACFATEDGGWVYVSNSEVDGPDGGVGALQFDAGGNIIAARRILDGTRRNCAGGATPWHTWLSCEETGDGSVYECLPMGSADDARALPALGLFSHEAAAVDLHTRSVFLTEDSGSGRLYRFVADSSDLVTGEDGRPRLQMQSGTLQAMNIEGYENGGYAEDDALLRSLHRVEWIDVQRADEPQGTVREALSAEGSMVPGTVFNGGEGIWLYEVPPERSQIPPGGSAVTRALLFFASKGDNRVYAYDIDNALIELVFDNSFIDPPFDDVDNVTVSPHGDVLVAEDGEAKRLIVVVPNQTAKVLVQIDAPGSEITGPAFTADGSRLYFSSQRGPHLTGLRQGSGATYELSIPDAFRS is encoded by the coding sequence ATGTCGGTACACTCATTGGCCGGGCGCGGCAGTCGTCGCCGTTTTCTGCAGCACGCCTTCTGGACGGCGGGTGCCGTTTCGCTGACGCCCTGGCTCAAGGCCTGCAGCGGCTCCGGAAACGGTGGCGCTTCGGATTCCGGCGGCGGCGAGCCACTGGGCCCACAATCCGAGTTCACGATCGCTCCGGGTCCTCTGTCCAAGGTCGGGCCCTTGGTGGATTCCGGAATCGACGGGGTGTACATCCCGGAAGGCTTCACTCTGCGTGCGGTGGCCCGGAATCTCAGCAATCCACTGACCGGCCGCTTCGAACCGCTCGGCCTCAACGGCTACAACTGGCACGAGGCGCCGGACGGCGGCGCCTGCTTCGCCACCGAAGACGGTGGCTGGGTTTACGTGTCCAACAGCGAGGTCGACGGACCCGACGGTGGCGTCGGCGCACTGCAGTTCGATGCTGGCGGCAACATCATCGCCGCCCGGCGCATTCTCGACGGCACCCGCCGCAACTGCGCTGGCGGCGCCACGCCCTGGCACACCTGGCTGTCCTGCGAGGAAACCGGCGACGGCAGCGTCTACGAATGTCTGCCGATGGGCAGCGCGGACGATGCGCGCGCCCTGCCGGCGCTGGGCCTGTTCAGCCACGAAGCCGCCGCGGTGGACCTGCACACGCGCAGCGTGTTCCTGACCGAGGATTCCGGTTCGGGGCGCCTGTACCGCTTCGTCGCCGATAGCAGCGACCTCGTGACCGGCGAAGACGGCAGGCCGCGTCTGCAAATGCAGAGCGGTACGCTGCAGGCGATGAACATCGAAGGCTACGAGAACGGCGGCTACGCCGAGGACGATGCGCTGCTGCGCAGCCTGCATCGTGTGGAATGGATCGACGTGCAGCGTGCCGACGAACCGCAAGGCACGGTCCGTGAAGCCCTGAGCGCCGAAGGCAGCATGGTGCCGGGTACGGTGTTCAACGGGGGCGAGGGCATCTGGCTGTACGAGGTGCCGCCCGAGCGGTCCCAGATTCCGCCCGGTGGCAGCGCGGTGACGCGTGCCCTGCTGTTCTTCGCCAGCAAGGGCGACAACCGCGTCTACGCCTACGACATCGACAATGCCTTGATCGAGCTGGTGTTCGACAACAGCTTCATCGACCCGCCGTTCGACGATGTCGACAATGTCACCGTGAGCCCGCATGGTGACGTGCTGGTCGCCGAGGACGGCGAAGCCAAGCGCCTGATCGTGGTGGTGCCCAACCAGACTGCGAAAGTGCTGGTGCAGATCGACGCGCCCGGCAGCGAGATCACCGGCCCCGCATTCACCGCGGACGGCAGCCGCCTCTACTTCAGTTCACAGCGTGGGCCGCACCTGACGGGCCTGCGCCAGGGTAGCGGCGCAACCTACGAGCTGAGCATTCCGGACGCTTTCCGCAGCTGA
- the ilvB gene encoding biosynthetic-type acetolactate synthase large subunit has translation MTQAPLSPLRHRLAGQRLSGADIIVQVLEDEGVDAVFGYSGGAILPTYDAIFRYNQLHDERMPLIVPANEQGAGFMASGYARASGKVGVALVTSGPGATNCVTPVRDCMADSIPIVVICGQVPTSAIGTDAFQEAPVTNIMGACAKHVFLVTDPSQLEATVRTAFEIARSGRPGPVVVDVPKDVQNWIGPYSGEGVLPVPGFRARLRALEASQVPDTKCASFFDLLSRAERPLLYVGGGAINAGAAQALREFADGFGIPVTMTLMGLGAYDTTAERSMHMLGMHGRAYANYAVEDADCIIAVGSRFDDRVATKPDQFAHGAKFIAHLDIDAAEINKVKRVDWHHVGLLPAALRKLTEHGKDIGFVRDWSAWHRHLAELKTRHAMNYDRESALIQPYAVIEEINRLTGGEAIIATGVGQHQMWAAQYFDFREPRLWLTSGSMGTMGFGLPAAIGAAFAGQNRVVIDIDGDASIRMNIGELETVTTYNLPVKVVVLNNFGDGMVRQWQKLFFKSRFSATDKSLHKKDFVKAAQADGYDYAVRLDRNEDLPHVIREFIEFEGPAFLEVIIDPDALVYPMVGPGATYDQMITGEWIASREVPAVSERPDADDQTEMF, from the coding sequence ATGACCCAAGCTCCGCTTTCACCGCTACGCCATCGCCTCGCCGGCCAACGACTGTCCGGCGCGGACATCATCGTCCAGGTACTGGAAGACGAGGGCGTCGACGCGGTATTCGGCTATTCCGGCGGCGCGATTCTGCCCACCTACGACGCAATCTTTCGCTACAACCAGCTGCACGACGAGCGCATGCCGCTGATCGTGCCGGCCAACGAACAGGGTGCCGGCTTCATGGCATCCGGCTACGCACGCGCTTCCGGCAAGGTCGGCGTGGCACTGGTCACCTCCGGCCCCGGCGCCACCAATTGCGTGACCCCGGTGCGCGACTGCATGGCCGATTCGATCCCGATCGTGGTGATCTGCGGCCAGGTGCCGACGTCCGCGATCGGCACGGATGCGTTCCAGGAAGCACCCGTCACCAACATCATGGGGGCCTGCGCCAAGCATGTGTTTCTGGTCACGGACCCGAGCCAGCTCGAAGCGACGGTACGCACCGCGTTCGAGATCGCCCGTTCGGGCCGCCCGGGGCCGGTCGTGGTCGACGTGCCCAAGGATGTGCAGAACTGGATCGGACCCTACTCCGGTGAAGGCGTGCTGCCGGTGCCGGGCTTTCGCGCACGTCTGCGAGCCCTCGAAGCCTCGCAGGTTCCGGACACCAAGTGCGCCAGCTTCTTCGATTTGCTGTCGCGCGCCGAACGGCCCCTGCTCTACGTCGGCGGCGGCGCCATCAATGCCGGCGCGGCGCAGGCCCTGCGCGAATTCGCGGACGGTTTCGGCATTCCGGTGACGATGACGCTGATGGGCCTGGGTGCCTACGACACCACCGCCGAACGCTCGATGCACATGCTCGGCATGCACGGCCGCGCCTACGCCAACTACGCGGTCGAGGACGCCGATTGCATCATTGCCGTCGGCAGCCGCTTCGACGACCGGGTGGCCACCAAACCCGACCAGTTTGCGCACGGCGCCAAGTTCATCGCGCACCTGGACATCGACGCCGCCGAGATCAACAAGGTCAAGCGCGTCGACTGGCATCACGTCGGGCTGCTGCCGGCGGCGCTGCGCAAACTCACGGAACACGGCAAGGACATCGGCTTCGTGCGTGACTGGTCGGCCTGGCACCGGCACCTCGCCGAACTCAAGACGCGCCACGCGATGAACTACGACCGCGAATCCGCCCTGATCCAGCCCTACGCCGTGATCGAGGAAATCAACCGCCTGACCGGCGGCGAGGCGATCATCGCCACCGGCGTGGGGCAACACCAGATGTGGGCCGCGCAGTATTTCGATTTTCGCGAACCGCGCCTGTGGCTGACCTCGGGATCGATGGGCACCATGGGCTTCGGCCTGCCGGCCGCGATCGGCGCGGCCTTCGCCGGCCAGAATCGCGTGGTCATCGATATCGACGGCGACGCCAGCATTCGCATGAACATCGGCGAGCTCGAAACGGTGACCACCTACAACCTGCCGGTCAAGGTCGTGGTGCTCAACAATTTCGGCGACGGCATGGTGCGCCAGTGGCAGAAACTGTTCTTCAAGAGCCGTTTCTCGGCCACCGACAAGTCGCTGCACAAGAAGGACTTCGTCAAGGCGGCCCAGGCCGACGGTTATGACTACGCCGTGCGCCTCGACCGCAACGAGGATCTGCCGCACGTGATTCGCGAGTTCATCGAATTCGAAGGTCCGGCGTTTCTCGAAGTCATCATCGATCCGGACGCCCTGGTCTATCCGATGGTCGGACCGGGTGCGACCTATGACCAGATGATCACCGGCGAGTGGATCGCGTCGCGCGAAGTGCCGGCGGTGAGCGAGAGGCCGGACGCGGACGATCAAACCGAGATGTTCTGA
- a CDS encoding DMT family transporter, with product MDFGIGESYALASAFAWAVAVILFKRSGEQLPPFELNLVKNLLATVLLAVTVWLLAGAQLPHLGPVDIGLTVASGVLGIAVGDTLYFRALNLLGASRMGVAQTLYSPCVILLSVMFLGERLYWWQVGGVALVLGGILLVSYVGKGISIARSTLVLGFTLAAASVFMMALGIVLAKPLLVQHDFLWIVFLRTAAGLLGMLLLVAWRRQWRSLWQTYRGVRRWPVIVAGAVCGTYLAMIFWLAGYKYTDMSVAAVLNELAAVFILVLAVIFLRERIGRRQILGTLLAMLGVALVVARPSA from the coding sequence ATGGATTTCGGAATTGGCGAGAGCTACGCACTGGCCAGCGCCTTCGCCTGGGCGGTGGCGGTGATTCTGTTCAAGCGCTCCGGCGAGCAGTTGCCGCCGTTCGAACTGAACCTGGTCAAGAACCTGCTCGCGACCGTGCTGCTGGCGGTGACCGTGTGGCTGCTCGCGGGTGCCCAGCTGCCGCACCTCGGCCCGGTCGACATCGGGCTGACGGTGGCCTCGGGCGTGCTGGGTATCGCGGTGGGCGACACCCTGTACTTCCGCGCACTCAACCTGCTGGGCGCGAGCCGCATGGGCGTGGCGCAGACCTTGTACTCGCCGTGCGTGATCCTGCTGTCGGTGATGTTTCTCGGCGAGCGCCTTTACTGGTGGCAGGTCGGCGGCGTGGCGCTGGTGCTCGGCGGCATCCTGCTGGTCAGCTATGTCGGCAAGGGCATCAGCATCGCGCGTTCGACCCTGGTGCTGGGCTTCACGCTGGCCGCAGCCTCGGTGTTCATGATGGCGCTGGGCATCGTTCTGGCGAAGCCCTTGCTGGTGCAGCATGACTTCCTGTGGATCGTGTTCCTGCGCACCGCGGCCGGCTTGCTGGGCATGCTGCTGCTGGTGGCCTGGCGTCGCCAATGGCGTTCACTGTGGCAGACCTATCGCGGCGTGCGGCGCTGGCCGGTGATCGTAGCCGGGGCCGTGTGTGGAACCTACCTGGCGATGATCTTCTGGCTGGCCGGGTACAAGTACACGGACATGTCGGTGGCCGCGGTGCTCAACGAGCTGGCGGCGGTCTTCATCCTGGTCCTGGCCGTGATCTTCCTGCGAGAGAGGATCGGGCGTCGACAGATACTGGGGACTCTGCTGGCGATGCTCGGCGTGGCGCTGGTGGTCGCACGGCCCTCGGCGTGA